The following coding sequences lie in one Deinococcus sp. YIM 134068 genomic window:
- a CDS encoding carbohydrate ABC transporter permease: MQDRLPLRPTRDAPKRWSYTRLQQRLAPYVFVSPFFILFAVFGLFPLLFSLFLAFHIWSPLDGLGNWRFVGFENFALALEPSDQFWSTLRNTVWIGLLSGVPQHLVALPLAYLIHTGLKRWQRGVSTLLFLPYITNAVAISIVFGVLYSERLGLLNYLRGMVGLDPLRWLGDPDLVPTSVAAVIFWRYVGWNVVLYLSGLQAISEDVYEAATVDGATGWQKFRHITLPLLRPMMFYAFTLTIIGNMQIFEEPFMLVGESGGAGAAGLTSAMHIFNTAFRDLDMGYAAAMSWLLFLAIFVLSLLNNFLLGRGDGGAR, translated from the coding sequence ATGCAAGACCGCCTGCCCCTCCGTCCCACGCGCGACGCGCCGAAGCGGTGGAGTTACACCCGATTGCAACAGCGCCTCGCGCCGTACGTGTTCGTCAGCCCCTTTTTCATCCTGTTCGCCGTGTTCGGGCTGTTTCCGCTGCTGTTCAGCCTCTTCCTGGCGTTTCACATCTGGTCGCCGCTCGACGGGCTGGGCAACTGGCGCTTCGTGGGCTTCGAGAACTTCGCGCTCGCGCTGGAGCCGAGCGACCAGTTCTGGAGCACCCTGAGAAACACGGTCTGGATCGGCCTGCTCTCGGGCGTGCCGCAGCATCTCGTGGCGCTGCCGCTGGCGTACCTGATCCACACGGGCCTGAAGCGTTGGCAGCGGGGCGTCTCGACCCTGCTTTTCCTGCCGTACATCACGAACGCCGTGGCGATTTCCATCGTGTTCGGGGTGCTCTACAGCGAGCGGCTGGGGCTGCTGAACTACCTGCGCGGCATGGTGGGCCTGGACCCCCTGCGCTGGCTGGGCGACCCCGACCTCGTGCCGACCTCGGTGGCCGCCGTGATCTTCTGGCGCTATGTGGGCTGGAACGTGGTGCTGTACCTCAGCGGCCTTCAGGCCATCAGCGAGGACGTGTACGAGGCCGCCACCGTGGACGGCGCGACCGGCTGGCAGAAGTTCCGCCACATCACCCTGCCGCTGCTGCGCCCGATGATGTTCTACGCCTTTACCCTCACGATCATCGGCAACATGCAGATTTTCGAGGAGCCGTTCATGCTCGTCGGGGAGAGCGGCGGGGCGGGCGCGGCGGGCCTGACGAGCGCCATGCACATCTTCAACACGGCCTTCCGCGACCTCGACATGGGCTACGCCGCCGCGATGAGCTGGCTGCTGTTCCTGGCGATCTTCGTCCTCAGCCTCCTGAACAACTTCCTGCTGGGCCGGGGCGACGGGGGAGCGCGGTGA
- a CDS encoding carbohydrate ABC transporter permease, whose protein sequence is MTALPTPPARRPRLWRRLPLWALVGLACLLSVVPFYLMVVWASLPSDQVFTFPPRAWFGGELLDNLRALNVELDGQVLRSFWNSLYISLMATATTLFFCSLAGYAFAMYDFRGRRWMFSFVLLTMLIPPLIMDIPSFLVMNNALGWIGTPRALWVPGMASAFGIFLARQYIVSALPRELIEAARMDGATEFGIFRRVVLPLIRPILATLGVVTFVGSWNNFKGALIMRLNDTEIQTLPLALRRLGGGATNVDVDWGAIMMLVLITVLPLVVVFLLASRHVISGLTAGAVKD, encoded by the coding sequence GTGACGGCCCTCCCCACCCCTCCGGCCCGCCGACCGCGCCTGTGGCGGAGGCTGCCCCTGTGGGCACTCGTGGGCCTCGCCTGCCTGCTCTCGGTCGTCCCCTTCTACCTGATGGTGGTGTGGGCCTCGCTGCCGAGCGATCAGGTCTTCACCTTCCCGCCGCGCGCGTGGTTCGGCGGCGAGCTGCTGGACAACCTGCGCGCCCTGAACGTCGAGCTGGACGGACAGGTGCTGCGGTCGTTCTGGAACAGCCTGTACATCTCGCTGATGGCGACGGCGACCACGCTCTTCTTCTGCTCGCTGGCGGGGTACGCCTTCGCCATGTACGACTTCCGGGGCAGGCGGTGGATGTTCAGCTTCGTGCTGCTCACCATGCTGATTCCGCCGCTGATCATGGACATTCCCAGCTTCCTCGTGATGAACAACGCCCTGGGCTGGATCGGCACCCCGCGCGCCCTGTGGGTGCCGGGCATGGCGAGCGCGTTCGGCATCTTTCTGGCGCGGCAGTACATCGTCTCGGCCCTCCCGCGCGAGCTGATCGAGGCCGCGCGCATGGACGGCGCGACCGAGTTCGGCATCTTCCGGCGGGTGGTGCTGCCCCTGATCCGGCCCATCCTGGCGACCCTCGGCGTGGTCACGTTCGTGGGGTCGTGGAACAACTTCAAGGGCGCGCTGATCATGCGTCTGAACGACACCGAGATCCAGACGCTCCCGCTGGCGCTGCGGCGACTGGGCGGCGGCGCGACGAACGTGGACGTGGACTGGGGCGCGATCATGATGCTCGTCCTGATCACGGTGCTGCCGCTCGTCGTCGTCTTCCTGCTCGCCAGCCGCCACGTCATTTCGGGGCTGACGGCGGGGGCGGTGAAGGATTAG
- a CDS encoding GH1 family beta-glucosidase, translating into MTPTPASLFARFPARFTWGVATSSYQIEGAPAGDGKGPSIWDTFSHTPGRVSGGDTGDTACDHYHRWEGDLDLIRSLGVNAYRFSVAWPRVQPTGRGPANAAGLAFYDRLVDGLLARGLTPWVTLYHWDLPQALEDAGGWPSRDTAHAFADYAAIVAGALGDRVRHFITVNEPWVAAHLGYAEGIHAPGHRDHGASIRAAHHLLLGHGLAVGAVRAHAPGAQVGITLNLAAAYPSRDTPEDHAAARRQDGFANRWYLDPVFGRGYPADVCELLGRLSPEAQGVVRAGDLETIAAPTDFLGVNMYSRAVVRDAPGRGWLDLEQVRVEGSEYTGFGWEVAPQSLTDLMLRLEHDYEPGALYVTENGATYPDTVDADGQVRDPERTRYFQSHLAALADAISGGAKVSGYFAWSLMDNFEWAEGYDKRFGLVHVDFATQARTLKASGRWYRDFLTRAAVGTPG; encoded by the coding sequence ATGACGCCCACCCCTGCCTCCCTGTTCGCCCGTTTTCCCGCCCGGTTCACCTGGGGCGTCGCCACCAGCAGCTACCAGATCGAGGGGGCACCCGCCGGGGACGGCAAAGGCCCGAGCATCTGGGACACCTTCTCGCATACGCCGGGCCGGGTGAGTGGCGGCGACACGGGCGACACGGCCTGCGACCACTACCACCGCTGGGAGGGGGACCTCGACCTGATCCGCTCGCTGGGGGTGAACGCCTACCGCTTCTCCGTGGCGTGGCCGCGCGTGCAGCCCACCGGGCGCGGCCCGGCGAATGCGGCGGGCCTGGCCTTCTACGACCGCCTCGTGGACGGGCTGCTGGCGCGCGGGCTGACTCCCTGGGTCACGCTGTACCACTGGGACCTGCCGCAGGCGCTGGAGGACGCGGGCGGCTGGCCCTCGCGCGACACCGCCCACGCCTTCGCGGACTACGCCGCCATCGTCGCGGGGGCGCTGGGCGACCGGGTGCGGCACTTCATCACGGTGAACGAGCCGTGGGTGGCCGCGCACCTGGGCTACGCCGAGGGCATTCACGCGCCGGGCCACCGCGACCACGGGGCCTCCATCCGGGCGGCCCATCACCTGCTGCTGGGGCACGGGCTGGCGGTGGGGGCGGTGCGGGCGCATGCGCCGGGGGCGCAGGTGGGCATCACCCTCAACCTGGCGGCGGCCTACCCCAGCCGCGATACCCCGGAGGACCACGCGGCGGCGCGGCGGCAGGACGGCTTCGCCAACCGCTGGTATCTGGACCCCGTGTTCGGGCGCGGCTACCCGGCGGACGTGTGCGAGTTGCTGGGCCGTCTCAGCCCGGAGGCGCAGGGCGTCGTGCGGGCGGGCGACCTGGAGACCATCGCCGCGCCGACCGATTTCCTGGGCGTGAACATGTACTCGCGCGCGGTGGTCCGGGACGCGCCGGGCCGGGGCTGGCTGGACCTGGAGCAGGTGCGGGTGGAGGGCAGCGAGTACACCGGCTTCGGCTGGGAGGTCGCGCCGCAGAGCCTCACTGACCTGATGCTGCGCCTGGAGCACGACTATGAGCCGGGTGCGCTGTACGTCACCGAGAACGGCGCGACCTACCCCGACACGGTGGACGCCGACGGGCAGGTCCGTGACCCCGAGCGCACCCGCTACTTCCAGAGCCACCTCGCCGCGCTCGCCGACGCGATTTCGGGGGGTGCGAAGGTCTCGGGCTATTTCGCGTGGTCGCTGATGGACAACTTCGAGTGGGCGGAGGGCTACGACAAACGCTTCGGGCTGGTGCATGTGGACTTCGCCACTCAGGCGCGCACCCTCAAGGCGTCGGGCCGCTGGTACCGCGACTTCCTGACGAGGGCGGCGGTGGGGACGCCGGGATAG
- a CDS encoding putative bifunctional diguanylate cyclase/phosphodiesterase, which translates to MPTRTNFTLDGREPEPSALPAVKGKLYRLYLPIVICLALVTVALAFPQPSPERTIGLGAIVVWALTYVAFVLKRTPLRWLEQLVLLNGMSCFLSFQACELFFTDVYSRSHLFSVMAPLIYVWSFVTLGTRRGMVASLTFYGLSVALGVTALVLSRFTSVALNPDLNGMLHLQFYVLSPLYIGLMYGAATLLDAQTVARLGEVTRQAYTDPLTGLPNRLRFGEALEEMLAHAERTGERFALLFFDLDNFKMVNDVLGHAAGDEFLRDLAGRWRGQVRAGDLLARISGDEFAMIVRSRGGAEEVLGVAERLIHAARIPFYAGGQTHLVTASAGVSLYPEHGRDASELLSRADLAMYQAKASRRGIVLFQPALTAERERRLTVQQYLRGALARQEFTLHYQPIHDLGSRRLVGLEALLRWQTPALGPVSPAEFVPIAEEAGLIVEIGTWVLREACAQSRTWRAAGLTPPAVSVNVSPAQFERPDFAEWVLATLRDHHLPASALSLELTERGTLHPAACEHLAALRAHGLHVALDDFGIEYSSLARLHELPISGLKIDRCFTQALGTAGGGPQSGAQTVAHTIIALAQALNLRVVAEGVETDEQVAELLAPDCHTAQGYLLGRPVAPEALTALLLAECERPSLVG; encoded by the coding sequence GTGCCGACGCGGACGAACTTCACGCTCGACGGTCGTGAGCCGGAGCCGTCCGCCCTCCCGGCAGTGAAGGGGAAGCTCTACCGCCTCTACCTGCCCATCGTCATCTGCCTCGCGCTGGTGACGGTGGCCCTCGCCTTTCCCCAGCCCAGCCCGGAACGCACCATTGGCCTGGGGGCCATCGTGGTCTGGGCGCTGACCTACGTGGCGTTCGTCCTGAAGCGGACGCCGCTGCGGTGGCTCGAACAGCTCGTGCTGCTCAACGGGATGTCGTGCTTCCTGTCCTTCCAGGCGTGTGAGCTGTTCTTCACGGACGTGTACTCGCGCTCGCACCTGTTCAGCGTGATGGCCCCGCTGATCTACGTATGGTCCTTCGTCACCCTGGGCACGCGCCGGGGCATGGTCGCCTCCCTGACGTTCTACGGCCTGAGCGTGGCTCTGGGCGTCACGGCCCTCGTCCTGAGCCGCTTTACGTCCGTTGCGCTCAACCCGGACCTCAACGGAATGCTGCACCTCCAGTTCTACGTCCTCAGCCCGCTGTACATCGGTCTGATGTACGGGGCGGCGACCCTGCTCGACGCGCAGACGGTGGCCCGGCTGGGGGAGGTCACGCGCCAGGCCTACACCGATCCCCTGACGGGGTTGCCCAACCGGCTGCGCTTCGGGGAGGCGCTGGAGGAGATGCTGGCCCACGCCGAGCGCACGGGCGAACGCTTCGCGCTGCTGTTTTTCGACCTCGACAACTTCAAGATGGTCAACGACGTGCTGGGGCACGCGGCGGGCGACGAGTTCCTGCGCGACCTCGCCGGGCGCTGGCGAGGGCAGGTGCGCGCGGGCGACCTGCTGGCGCGCATCAGCGGCGACGAGTTCGCCATGATCGTCCGCTCGCGGGGCGGGGCGGAGGAGGTCCTGGGGGTCGCCGAGCGGCTGATCCACGCCGCCCGCATCCCCTTCTACGCAGGCGGCCAGACCCACCTCGTCACGGCGAGCGCGGGCGTGAGTCTCTACCCCGAGCATGGCCGGGACGCGAGCGAGCTGCTCTCGCGCGCCGACCTCGCCATGTACCAGGCCAAAGCGAGCAGGCGCGGCATCGTGCTGTTCCAACCCGCGCTGACCGCCGAGCGCGAGCGGCGGCTCACGGTGCAGCAGTACCTGCGCGGGGCGCTCGCCCGGCAGGAGTTCACCCTGCACTACCAGCCCATCCACGACCTCGGCAGCCGCCGCCTCGTGGGGCTGGAGGCCCTCCTGCGCTGGCAGACCCCGGCCCTCGGCCCCGTCTCGCCCGCCGAGTTCGTGCCCATCGCGGAGGAGGCGGGCCTCATCGTGGAGATCGGGACCTGGGTGCTGCGTGAGGCGTGCGCCCAGAGCCGGACGTGGCGCGCGGCGGGCCTGACTCCCCCGGCGGTCTCGGTCAACGTCTCGCCCGCCCAGTTCGAGCGCCCGGACTTCGCGGAGTGGGTGCTCGCCACCCTGCGCGACCACCATCTGCCCGCCAGCGCCCTGTCTCTCGAACTCACCGAGCGCGGCACCCTGCACCCCGCCGCCTGCGAGCACCTCGCCGCCCTGCGCGCCCACGGCCTGCACGTCGCCCTCGACGACTTCGGCATCGAGTATTCCTCGCTCGCCCGCCTCCACGAGCTGCCCATCAGCGGCCTGAAGATCGACCGCTGCTTCACCCAGGCCCTCGGCACGGCGGGCGGCGGCCCCCAGAGCGGTGCCCAGACCGTCGCCCACACCATCATCGCGCTCGCCCAGGCCCTCAACCTCCGGGTCGTGGCCGAGGGGGTGGAGACCGACGAGCAGGTCGCCGAACTCCTCGCCCCGGACTGCCATACCGCCCAGGGCTACCTGCTGGGTCGCCCGGTGGCCCCCGAAGCCCTCACGGCGCTGCTCCTCGCCGAATGTGAGCGGCCCTCGCTGGTGGGGTAG
- a CDS encoding sensor histidine kinase yields MSRRLPGPPRRRHRRPGLRARLTRTFALVAVLAVLLTSFLTVGAAFRVIAALNPELALPEGGFPGWDEGGDAATPPPDPETLARWQEVGETVVRNIVRSAVQAAALSALLAVGVAALVTRQLTRPLVRLAEGADRLRGGERDLQLPVPRRRDELRDLTLAFNELTTGLARQEAWRRGLVADIAHDLRTPLAVMRSEIEAMQDGLHPLDEAGLARLHGEVLLLARLVTDLRTLSLAEGGALSLHPRPLDGGEVLRALADAYASRASEAGVTLRVHAPHPAPLSADPDRLTQTLRNLLDNALRYAAPGAVDLSADSVDGHTRLTVRDHGPGFRPGDLARAFERFYRADASRTRDPQGRASSGLGLAIARALTEAQGGELTARNHPEGGAEFTLRLPVEGRTTGPP; encoded by the coding sequence GTGAGTCGCCGCCTTCCCGGACCTCCCAGAAGACGCCACCGACGCCCCGGCCTGCGCGCCCGCCTGACCCGCACCTTCGCGCTCGTGGCGGTGCTCGCCGTGCTGCTCACCTCCTTCCTGACGGTGGGGGCGGCCTTCCGGGTGATCGCGGCCCTGAATCCCGAACTGGCGCTGCCCGAGGGGGGCTTTCCCGGCTGGGACGAGGGCGGGGACGCGGCCACCCCGCCGCCCGACCCCGAGACGCTCGCCCGCTGGCAGGAGGTCGGGGAGACGGTCGTGCGGAACATCGTGCGGAGCGCCGTGCAGGCCGCCGCCCTCAGCGCGCTGCTGGCCGTGGGGGTGGCCGCGCTCGTGACCCGGCAGCTCACCCGCCCGCTCGTCCGGCTGGCGGAGGGGGCGGACCGGTTGCGCGGCGGCGAGCGCGACCTCCAGCTTCCCGTCCCGAGGCGGCGCGACGAGCTGCGCGACCTGACCCTCGCCTTCAACGAATTGACGACGGGCCTCGCCCGGCAGGAGGCGTGGCGGCGCGGGCTGGTGGCCGACATCGCCCACGACCTGCGGACGCCCCTGGCGGTGATGCGCTCGGAGATCGAGGCGATGCAGGACGGCCTGCACCCCCTCGACGAGGCCGGGCTGGCGCGGCTGCACGGCGAGGTGCTGCTGCTGGCCCGGCTCGTCACCGACCTGCGGACGCTCTCGCTCGCGGAGGGCGGGGCGCTCAGCCTCCATCCCCGGCCCCTCGACGGGGGCGAGGTGCTGCGCGCCCTGGCGGACGCCTACGCCTCCCGCGCGTCCGAGGCGGGCGTCACCCTGCGCGTCCACGCCCCGCACCCCGCCCCCCTGAGCGCCGACCCCGACCGCCTGACCCAGACCCTGCGCAACCTGCTCGACAACGCCCTGCGCTACGCCGCGCCCGGTGCCGTGGACCTGAGCGCCGACTCGGTGGACGGCCACACCCGGCTCACGGTGCGCGACCACGGCCCCGGCTTCCGGCCCGGCGACCTCGCCCGCGCCTTCGAGCGCTTCTACCGGGCCGACGCCAGCCGCACCCGCGACCCGCAGGGCCGGGCGAGCAGCGGCCTGGGTCTCGCCATCGCCCGCGCGCTCACCGAGGCGCAGGGGGGCGAGCTGACCGCCCGCAACCACCCGGAGGGCGGCGCGGAGTTCACGCTGCGGCTGCCGGTGGAGGGCCGCACCACCGGGCCGCCATAA
- a CDS encoding response regulator, which produces MTTILIVEDEPRLADILEGYLRREGFHTERAATGPRALELWRAARPALILLDLMLPGLDGLEVARRVRAESETPIIMLTARDEEVDRLVGLGVGADDYVVKPYSPREVVARVRAVLRRSGGPPTPPTALHVGPLSVDPASFEAHLEGRPLDVTVAEVRLLAALAREPGVVRGRTELLAALGGLERGSDERTVDAHVKNLRRKLGEHEGLLDTVRGVGYRLRARG; this is translated from the coding sequence ATGACCACCATCCTGATCGTGGAGGACGAACCCCGCCTGGCCGACATCCTGGAGGGCTACCTGCGGCGTGAGGGCTTCCACACCGAGCGGGCGGCGACGGGACCCCGCGCGCTGGAGCTGTGGCGCGCGGCCCGCCCGGCGCTGATCCTGCTCGACCTGATGCTGCCGGGGCTGGACGGGCTGGAGGTCGCCCGCCGGGTGCGCGCCGAGTCGGAGACGCCCATCATCATGCTCACCGCCCGCGACGAGGAGGTGGACCGGCTGGTGGGGCTGGGCGTCGGGGCCGACGACTACGTGGTCAAGCCGTACTCGCCGCGCGAGGTCGTGGCGCGGGTGCGCGCGGTACTGCGCCGGTCGGGAGGCCCCCCCACGCCACCCACCGCGCTCCACGTCGGGCCGCTGAGCGTGGACCCGGCGAGCTTCGAGGCCCACCTGGAGGGCCGCCCCCTCGACGTGACGGTGGCCGAGGTGAGGCTGCTCGCCGCGCTGGCCCGCGAGCCGGGGGTGGTGCGGGGACGCACCGAACTCCTCGCCGCGCTGGGCGGGCTGGAGCGCGGCAGCGACGAGCGCACGGTGGACGCCCACGTCAAGAACCTGCGCCGCAAGCTCGGTGAGCACGAGGGCCTGCTCGACACGGTGCGCGGGGTGGGCTACCGGCTGAGGGCGCGGGGGTGA
- a CDS encoding cytochrome P450, whose product MHPTPHISPLQVASGMLTRGYPFISETCARLETDVFTVHAGPLDLIFLRGAETARLFYDQDRFRRGGALPLRVRKPIFGAETVHIHDGETHRWRKSLFLFLLEEGPVEALVREFTRAWHARAVRWETQGEVHFLREIEDVLCRAVCDWAGVPLPNAELRLRASDFVAMFDAPVAVGPRYWRGLLGRRRGEAWLGDLIERVRAGTLDPPEGSALRRVALFRGPDGALLDPSTAVSELINILRPTVAVSRYLTFAALALHDHPEERARVAGGDPAYAEAFTHEVRRVYPFIPTLAARVREGFEWRGHAFPKNALAILDLYGTNHDGRVWADPDEFRPERFLAWDGDAFTFIPQGGSEYVRHHRCPGERITVALMNAGTRLLARELAYEVPRQDLTVRLNRIPALPESGFVLRKVRRVPETGAAPV is encoded by the coding sequence GTGCATCCCACGCCCCACATCAGCCCCCTTCAGGTCGCGTCGGGAATGCTCACACGCGGCTACCCCTTCATCTCCGAGACGTGTGCCCGGCTGGAGACGGACGTGTTCACCGTTCACGCCGGGCCGCTCGACCTCATCTTTCTGCGCGGTGCCGAGACCGCGAGACTGTTCTACGACCAGGACCGCTTCCGGCGCGGGGGTGCCCTGCCGCTGCGAGTCAGGAAGCCGATCTTCGGTGCGGAGACCGTACACATCCACGACGGGGAGACCCACCGCTGGCGCAAGAGCCTCTTTCTCTTCCTGCTGGAGGAGGGGCCGGTCGAGGCGCTGGTGCGCGAGTTCACGCGGGCCTGGCACGCGCGGGCCGTCCGCTGGGAGACGCAAGGGGAGGTCCACTTTCTCCGGGAGATCGAGGACGTGCTGTGCCGCGCCGTGTGCGACTGGGCGGGCGTGCCGCTCCCCAACGCGGAGCTTCGCCTGCGCGCCTCGGACTTCGTGGCGATGTTCGACGCCCCGGTGGCCGTCGGTCCCCGGTACTGGCGGGGCCTCCTGGGGCGTCGGCGCGGGGAGGCGTGGCTCGGGGACCTTATCGAGCGGGTGCGCGCGGGAACCCTGGACCCCCCAGAGGGGTCGGCGCTGCGCCGCGTCGCGCTGTTCCGGGGGCCGGACGGTGCCCTGCTCGACCCGTCCACCGCCGTCAGCGAACTCATCAACATCCTGCGTCCCACCGTCGCCGTGTCGCGGTATCTCACCTTCGCGGCGCTCGCGCTCCACGACCACCCGGAGGAGCGGGCGCGGGTCGCCGGGGGGGACCCGGCCTATGCCGAGGCGTTCACGCACGAGGTCCGGCGCGTCTATCCCTTCATCCCGACGCTGGCCGCGCGGGTGCGCGAGGGGTTCGAGTGGCGGGGGCACGCCTTTCCGAAGAACGCGCTGGCGATCCTCGACCTGTACGGCACGAACCACGACGGGCGGGTATGGGCGGACCCCGACGAGTTCCGGCCCGAGCGGTTCCTGGCCTGGGACGGGGATGCCTTCACCTTCATCCCCCAGGGCGGAAGCGAGTACGTCCGGCACCACCGCTGTCCGGGCGAGCGGATCACGGTCGCGCTGATGAACGCGGGGACCCGCCTGCTCGCCCGCGAATTGGCGTATGAGGTGCCCCGGCAGGACCTGACGGTGCGCCTGAACCGCATTCCCGCGCTGCCGGAGTCGGGGTTCGTGCTGCGGAAGGTCCGGCGGGTGCCCGAGACAGGGGCAGCTCCCGTTTAG
- a CDS encoding Rieske 2Fe-2S domain-containing protein, with translation MTVTRAPDPAPHDDPPRYDRTVDPAEKIIASQAWLDAAAEPLQRAIVGLYERGGKVGQRVEDFLHGKYIGTPLHPILVTIPIGAWSVAAVLDLMELRGRKDVRAGADLAVAIGLVGGMAAIATGWTDWARSGDSPIKRRVGFVHGSLNESAFLLYAGSYLLRGGRARATARGLGFLAYTISGMSAHLGGTLVYKEGLGVSHTAGQRPPDEFVPVLADADLPENVPTRVKAGEVPVLLVRQGEHIHALAETCSHLGGPLSEGRIEGDAIRCPWHGSLFRLSDGYVLESPSAHAQPCFLTRVQGGQIEVRPGRSPD, from the coding sequence ATGACTGTGACGCGAGCGCCGGACCCCGCCCCCCACGACGACCCGCCCCGCTACGACCGCACCGTGGACCCCGCCGAGAAGATCATCGCCTCGCAGGCGTGGCTGGACGCCGCCGCCGAGCCGCTGCAACGGGCCATCGTCGGCCTGTACGAGCGCGGCGGGAAGGTCGGGCAGCGGGTGGAAGACTTCCTCCACGGCAAATACATCGGCACGCCCCTGCATCCCATCCTCGTGACCATCCCCATCGGGGCGTGGTCGGTGGCCGCTGTGCTCGATCTGATGGAGCTGCGGGGTCGCAAGGACGTGCGGGCCGGGGCGGACCTAGCGGTGGCAATTGGGCTGGTGGGAGGGATGGCCGCCATCGCCACGGGCTGGACCGACTGGGCGCGCAGCGGCGACTCCCCCATCAAGCGGCGGGTGGGCTTCGTCCACGGCAGCCTCAACGAGTCGGCCTTCCTGCTGTACGCGGGGTCGTACCTCCTGCGCGGAGGGCGGGCGAGGGCGACGGCGCGCGGGCTGGGCTTTCTCGCCTACACCATCTCCGGCATGAGCGCGCACCTGGGCGGCACCCTCGTCTACAAGGAGGGCCTGGGCGTCTCGCACACGGCGGGGCAGCGGCCCCCGGACGAGTTCGTGCCCGTGCTGGCCGACGCCGATCTTCCCGAGAACGTGCCCACCCGCGTCAAGGCGGGCGAGGTGCCCGTCCTCCTCGTGCGGCAGGGCGAACATATCCACGCCCTCGCGGAGACGTGTTCCCACCTCGGCGGACCGCTGAGCGAGGGAAGGATCGAGGGCGACGCCATCCGCTGTCCGTGGCACGGCAGCCTCTTCCGCCTCTCGGACGGGTACGTGCTGGAAAGCCCATCGGCCCACGCGCAGCCGTGCTTCCTGACCCGCGTGCAGGGCGGGCAGATTGAGGTGAGGCCGGGGCGCTCGCCGGACTGA
- a CDS encoding SPFH domain-containing protein, whose protein sequence is MDKLQQPPVTVGPQGGVSPQAGVASVERRAFGLPGVPAVVLWIVAAMLALWLLAAGQALLAALLGLLVVVALFGFFIVQPNQASVLTLFGRYVGTERRNGFYWTNPFTARRRVSLRIRNFNSERLKVNDQMGNPIEIAAVIVWRVVDTARAVFDVEDYSEFVAIQSETALRHLAAQYPYDDYEGMAFSLRGNPDEVADALGLELATRLRHAGVEVLEARLSHLAYAPEIAGAMLQRQQASAIIAARQQIVQGAVGMVEMALKQLSEQNIVRLDEERKAQMVSNLLVVLTSERGTQPVVNAGSLY, encoded by the coding sequence ATGGACAAACTGCAACAGCCGCCCGTCACCGTCGGTCCGCAGGGGGGCGTGTCGCCGCAGGCTGGGGTGGCGAGCGTGGAACGGCGGGCCTTCGGGCTGCCGGGAGTGCCCGCCGTGGTGCTCTGGATAGTGGCGGCGATGCTGGCGCTGTGGCTGCTGGCGGCGGGTCAGGCTCTCCTTGCCGCCCTGCTGGGGCTATTGGTCGTCGTCGCGCTGTTCGGCTTTTTCATCGTGCAGCCCAATCAGGCGAGCGTCCTCACCCTCTTCGGGCGCTACGTGGGCACGGAACGGCGCAACGGCTTTTACTGGACCAATCCCTTCACGGCCCGCAGGCGGGTGTCGCTCCGCATCCGCAACTTCAACTCCGAGCGGCTCAAGGTGAACGACCAGATGGGCAATCCCATCGAGATTGCCGCCGTCATCGTGTGGCGGGTGGTGGACACGGCGCGGGCGGTCTTCGACGTGGAGGACTACAGCGAGTTCGTGGCGATCCAATCGGAGACGGCGCTGCGCCACCTCGCCGCGCAGTACCCCTACGACGACTACGAGGGCATGGCCTTCTCGCTGCGCGGCAACCCCGACGAGGTGGCCGACGCGCTGGGGCTGGAACTGGCGACCCGGCTGCGCCACGCTGGGGTGGAGGTGCTCGAAGCGCGGCTCTCGCACCTCGCCTACGCGCCGGAGATCGCCGGGGCGATGCTCCAGCGCCAGCAGGCGAGCGCGATCATCGCCGCCCGGCAGCAGATCGTGCAGGGGGCAGTGGGCATGGTCGAGATGGCCCTCAAGCAGCTTTCCGAGCAAAACATCGTGCGGCTGGACGAGGAGCGCAAGGCCCAGATGGTCAGCAATCTCCTCGTCGTCCTCACCAGCGAGCGCGGCACCCAGCCCGTCGTCAACGCTGGGAGCCTGTATTGA
- a CDS encoding ribbon-helix-helix domain-containing protein, which translates to MPRKNYPLRISPELYAALERWAADELRSVNAQIEYLLTQSVRQAGRLKVETNPTDAPPVREET; encoded by the coding sequence GTGCCCCGCAAGAACTATCCCCTGAGAATCAGCCCCGAACTCTACGCCGCGCTGGAGCGTTGGGCCGCCGACGAACTCCGCAGCGTCAACGCCCAGATCGAATACCTCCTCACCCAGAGCGTGCGGCAGGCGGGGCGGCTTAAGGTGGAGACCAACCCTACGGACGCCCCACCCGTGCGTGAGGAGACCTGA
- a CDS encoding KGG domain-containing protein, translated as MTRLEKNSGPARRGFAAMDATRQREIASLGGRAAHQSGNAHRFTSEEAREAGRKGGQVSRGGRAARRTGE; from the coding sequence ATGACGAGACTAGAGAAGAACAGCGGCCCCGCCCGACGTGGCTTCGCGGCGATGGACGCGACGCGGCAGCGTGAAATCGCCAGCCTCGGCGGACGTGCGGCGCACCAGAGCGGCAACGCCCACCGATTCACCTCGGAGGAGGCGCGCGAGGCGGGCCGCAAGGGCGGTCAGGTCTCACGCGGCGGACGTGCGGCGCGGCGGACCGGGGAGTAG